CTTGCAAATTGTAGCGCTCTATTAACGAAATTAATTTATCTGGGTATTTTGGATCTGTCGCATAACCTGCAGCTTTTAAACCGCGAGCCCACGCTTTATAATCATAAATATCTAATTTAAACAAGTTGTTATAACGGCTTCTTGTAGTTAAAAATAAAGAATGATCGCGGTATGATTCTGCCGGATCGTTATATTTCCTAAAACATTCTTGTGCCGCATCATCATCATGGCGCACGCTGGCTCCCGTCCAACCTGAATGGCATTTTATGCCAAAATGATTATTTGCTTTTTGAGCTAAAGTTCCGTTTCCTGAACCCGATTCTAAAATTCCTTGAGCCATAGTAATACTTGCAGGAATTTTATGCGTTTTCATATTATCTATAGCAATATGTTTATAACTTTCAATATAATCAGTAACCGAATTTTTAGCAGTAGATTGGGTTGGTGCAGATTCTATAACAACAGTTTTAGAATCGGTATCAACATTATTTTTTGTTGAAGACGAAGTACTTTGTGTAGATTTGATTTTGTGCGTCTTGCTTGATTTTTGCTTCTGTTTGGTAACTCGAATTTTATTTGATGTTGAACATCCAACCAGAACAAAAGCGATAACCGATAAATAAATATATTTTTTCATTAAAAAACCACTTGAATTGTTGTTTTATTTTTTTTTATACGTTGTTTATTGATTCCATCAATCCCTTGTAAACCACCGGTATGAATAGCTAAAATTTGAGAACCTGGAGCTATAATTTGTTTGTCAATTAAATCAATAATTCCGAAAAACATTTTACCCGTATAGATCGGATCTAATGGAATTCCAAATTTATTAAAAAAATCATTAATAAAGGCTATCAGCGCATCATTGATTTTTGCGTAAGCACCTAAGTTATAGTCAAAACAAAAATATAAATCATTCCTGCGGTTGGTCGTCCAATTAACAACAGCATCTAACACCGAATAATCATTTAAGGCCATAAAAGCAATCGCTTTTTGATGGGGTTGTAATTGATTGTAAATTCCTGATATTGTTGCCCCCGTACCTGCAGCACAACAAACATAATCAAACTTTGCATCTTGCTCAGGGTTTATAATCTCTTCACATCCTAAAACCGCAAGCTTATTTGAACCGCCTTCTGGTACAAAATAATAATCTGGAAATAAGTTTTGTAATTCTTGAATTACAGAAACATCTTGTTTATTTCGATATTTATCTCTGCTAAAAAAATGTAAATGCATTCCGTTTTGTTTTGCAAAAAGCAACGTAGGATTTTCATCACTTTTAAACTGCCATTCTTCTCCGCGAATTACTCCTACTGTTGGAATACTATATGCAAAACCGGCTGCCGCTGTGGCAGCAATATGATTAGAAAATGCACCACCAAAGGTTAAAATTCCTTTGAATTTATTTTGTTTAACAATTTCAATATTATGTTTTAATTTTCTGAATTTATTACCCGAAATAAAAGGATGCAACAAATCGTCTCGCCTAATGGTTATAGTAACTTTTTTATATGTAATAATTTGATCCATAAAAAAAAGCAACCAATATTGGTTGCTTTTATAAATATAGTTTAAAATTTAATTTTTAACAATAACTTTTTTACTTACTGGTTTACCAGTTGCTGTTGCAATTTTAACAATATAAATACCGTCTGCTAAACCTGAAGTTGAAAATCTATATTCTGGTTCACTACCTAAGTTTTTCTTAGCTAAAACCAATCTACCTCTAATATCAAACATTTCGGCTGAAGTTAAATTCAATGCTTCTGGATTGCTAATAGTTAACGCTCTTTCTTTGTTGTTTTGTAACACAACAAATGAGTTGTTATTTACTACATCATCAATTCCATTTTTATTATCACGGTTAAACGTAATAAAATATCTTCCTTTATTTACACCAGCCGGAACGTTAAAAGAAACTCTTTCTGATTTTACATCTTTATATTCTCCTGTATAATCATCATAAATATAAATATTATCAGCTAACTTAAAGTTTACTAAATTGTCTAATTGGAAGTAAACTGATCCTTCTTTAGGATTATCAACCGTTAATGGAATTCTTTCATTAACATCAAACTTGTCTGTTAAAAAATTAAAGTTCTTATCGTATTTTTCAACATATAGATTAAAGTTACCTTCAGTAGGTGTAACTTCTGTTCTCGACATTCTAAGTAAGTTTTCATCATTTAAATCATTAAAAACAAAACCTAAAGCTTTTATTTCATTTTCCTGATTTGCTACAATACTAAACATAGGAGCTGGAGCTTTTGAAACTTTAGTATAATCAACTCCGTTAGTATTAATTATATTAGAATAGTTACCATATTCAGTAACTTCACTGTTTGAGCGCGCAGCACCAGCAGCACCTAGCGCTGTTGTCATTAATTCTGACTGATCTGACACAGCTAAACGGTGACTGTTATTAAAAACTACTGTTGTTCCAGGAAGAACACCTTCTTTAGCTCTAACCCAGAAACCTGTTCCTAAAGGTAAAAATGAAGGAACATCATTTGAAACAACTGGCTGATTAGCACCATCTTGAGGACTTTCAGCTTCACTAACAAAAACTCCTTGATTTCCAACTTTATAGAAAGAAGTTGGAGCAACTAAATTTCCTCTTGTTCCTTCAGGAGCTTCAGGATCACCAGGGGTAGGCGTAGGAACATATTTAATATAACCATAGTTATATTGATCTAGATGATGAGAATTTTTATTTAACTCAGCGTAAAAATAAACTCCTTCAATAACAGCATCATTGTCTTTAATAAATTTATTTAAATTAAAATCTGATGGGTAAGGGTTACCCAGCATAAACAAAACACCTGGTTGATCAACAACAACTTTAATTTCACCATCATTTGGTATACCACGAAAATCAAATCTTTGAGGTAGCTTATTTCCAGCCTTATTATCATTAAGTTCACCATGAGCTTTTGTATCATCTGTACCACTAGTCCCTTTCATGTACAAACCAACCCCTTTAGGAATTGCATTGTCACTTGCAGGTCTTCTTAAAGGATATCTCCAGCTACTGTACTGTCCGGCTCCATCCATCCAAGCAATATAATTTGGAACCAAACGTATGCTTCCGCCATTTCCAGCTTCACCATCTTTACTATAAGGCACTCCACTAAAATCAATTGGTTTATGAGTTCTGACATCAACAACTCCTCCAACAGATGTAGTATTGAATTTAAAAACATTAGATTTATTAGCACCCGAAACCTCATTTGTACTTACAGGTAAACCGTAATGCGAATAATTAAAATGATCTGTAGGTTTAGACATTACAAAAGCAGAAAGCGCACCAGAAGGCGTTCCAACATTATTATCTACTTTTGCTCCATTATTACCTTGAAGTAATTTTGCATTACGTCTTAAATATATTTTTCCATCATCAAGTCGTACTTCTTGATTTACAAACAATGTTTCATCGCCAACATACATGAACGCATCATTTCCCTTAACTGTTAGCTGAGCATTCATATCAGATATCTGAAATAAAGCGAATGCTATAAAGCTATGAAATATTATTTTCTTCATAATTTTTTAATTAATAATAATTAAACCATATCATATAAACTTCATTTTTCACAAAATATTATATAACACGTATTATATTTTCTCTCTTTTTATCCTTTTGCAAATTTACGAGTTATTACCTAATTTACAATAATTTACAATGTTTTTTTAACAAAAAAACAAAGCTTATAATCCTATTCTTACACTCTGTATTAACAATATTTTATAAACCTTATTTTTGTAATAAATAAAACTTTTTTCAAAAACAACGGTGGTGTTAAAATTTAAACATAAGTTTCAGATAACGCGTTTATCAAATCAAAAATTCAAAACATTTATTAAATTTGTTATATGACTATAAATAAAAATCATGCCAAAATTGACGAAGATTATTATTTAACCACAGAAGGTTACAAAATTTTTACGGCAAAATGGCATTTAAAACGTGGGCATTGTTGCAAAAGCGGCTGTAAACATTGCCCATACGGATTTGATAAAAAAACTGGATTAATAAAAAAATAATTTTCATTTTTTATAAAATGGAAACTTAAAATTATAAATTATGACTTTCAAAGAAATCATTCAACAAGGAATCCCGACTGTATTACCAGCAGTAAAACCTTATGAATCAGACATAAACCATGCACCAAAACGCAAAGAAATTTTAAATGATGCTGAAAAAAAATTAGCATTACAAAATGCTTTGCGTTATTTTAAGCCAGAACATCATGCAACCTTATTACCTGAATTTAAAGAAGAATTAGAAAAATACGGCCGCATTTATATGTATCGTTTTCGTCCCGATTATAAAATGTACGCGCGTGATATAAACGAATATCCAGGAAATTCGTTACAAGCCAAAGCAATCATGATGATGATTCAGAATAATCTGGATTATGCCGTAGCACAACATCCGCACGAACTTATAACATATGGAGGTAATGGAGCTGTGTTTAGCAACTGGGCGCAGTATTTACTAACCATGCAATATTTGTCTGAAATGACAGACGAGCAAACGTTGGTTATGTATTCTGGCCACCCAATGGGATTATTTCCTTCGCATAAAAACGCACCTCGCGTTGTTGTTACAAACGGCATGATGATTCCGAACTACTCAAAACCGGACGATTGGGAAAAGTTTAATGCTTTGGGTGTTACGCAATACGGACAAATGACCGCAGGTTCTTACATGTACATTGGTCCACAAGGAATTGTTCACGGAACCACGATTACGGTTTTAAATGGATTCAGAAAAATTGGTAAAGAACCGAAAGGGAATTTATTTGTAACTTCTGGATTAGGTGGAATGAGTGGCGCTCAACCTAAAGCAGGAACAATTGCTGGCTGTATTACGGTTTGTGCCGAAGTAAATCCAAAAATCACTAAAATTCGTCACGAGCAAGGTTGGATTCATGAAGTGATTTCAGATTTAAATGAATTGGTTGCTCGCGTTAAAAAAGCAAAAGAAAATCAAGAAATTGTTTCTATCGCCTATTTAGGTAACGTAGTAGATGTTTGGGAAAAATTTGATTCCGAAAACATTCAAATTGATTTAGGATCAGATCAAACTTCATTACATAATCCTTGGGCTGGTGGATATTATCCTGCAGGAATTTCGTTTGAAGATGCAAATGAAATGATGGCAAATCAGCCGGAATTGTTTAAAGAAAAAGTGCAAAAAACCTTGCGTCGTCATGCAGCAGCGATTAATAAACATACCGCAAAAGGAACGTACTTTTTTGATTACGGAAATGCCTTTTTATTAGAAGCTTCTCGCGCTGGAGCCGATGTTATGAATCCAAACCCTTCTTTAGGACGTGAATTTAAATATCCGTCATACGTACAAGATATTATGGGTCCAATGTGCTTTGATTATGGTTTTGGTCCTTTCCGTTGGGTTTGTGCATCAAACAACCCGGAAGATTTAGCTAAAACAGATGCCATTGCTTGTGTAGTTTTAGAAGAGATGATAAAAACTTCTCCTGCAGAAATTCAGCAACAAATGAAAGATAATATTCAGTGGATTAAAGGCGCTCAGGAAAATAAATTAGTAGTCGGATCTCAAGCTCGAATATTATATGCTGATGCACAAGGTAGAACAAATATTGCTAAAGCTTTTAATGATGCAATTGCAGCTGGTAAAATTGGTCCGGTTGTTTTAGGACGAGATCATCATGATGTTTCTGGAACAGATTCACCGTACCGTGAAACATCAAATATTTATGATGGTTCTCGTTTTACAGCAGATATGGCCATTCAAAACGTAATTGGAGATAGCTTTAGAGGTGCAACTTGGGTATCTATTCACAACGGCGGTGGCGTTGGTTGGGGAGAAGTTATTAATGGTGGTTTTGGCATGTTACTTGACGGAACTGCTGAGGCGGAACAACGTTTAAAATCGATGCTTTTTTGGGATGTAAATAACGGAATTTCACGCAGAAGCTGGGCTCGTAATGAAGGTGCTATGTTTGCAATTCAGCGTGCCATGGAAGCAGAACCTTTATTAAAAGTTACTATGCCAAATATAGTTGACGATTCTTTATTAGAATAATATTTTTTTTTAACAGCTAATGCATACTAAAAATGTACGATATTTCGTTGAAATGTATAAGAAATAAAAAATAAACTTATGAAACACATTAAATTTTTACCCGCATTAATTCTTTCTTTATTTATTGCTTCTTGTAGCAGTATTTCTGTAAGTTCAGATTACGAAAGCAATGTAAATTATTCAGGTTTTAAAACCTATGCTTTTCATGAAGAAGGTGTAAAAAACTCGAAAATAAACGACATTGATAAAAGAAGAATTTTAAAAGCAATTGAAACACAATTGGATGCTAAAGGTTTAACTTTATCTAACAATCCGGATTTAATTGTAAACTTTTTTACTAAAGAAAATACAGATTTAAATGTTTACACATACAACAACAATTACGGTTGGGGTTGGGGTGCACCTGGTTATCCTGGATATTACGGAGCATGGGGATATATGGGACCATGGGGACCAAGTATTTCTAATACGTCTGTAAGCACAGTACAAGAAGGAACTTTATATATTGATATTGTTGATGCTAAAAAGAAACAATTAATTTGGCAAGGTGTTGGAAAAGGAACAATTAATCCGACAAGCAATGTTGAAAAAAGAGAACAAAAAATTCAAGAATTTGTTACAGACATCTTAGCACAATATCCTCCAAAACCAGGAGCTAAAAAATAAGCATAAAAAAACCGAGATAAATATCTCGGTTTTTTTATTTCTATAAATAAGCTGTTTGTTTTACCAACTTCCTCCTGCTCCACCGCCAGAGAAACCTCCGCCGCCAAAACCACCAGAAAATCCGCCACCGCCAAATCCGCCGGAAGAACTTCCTCCACCAAATCCGCCAGAACTACGTCCTAAACTGCTTAATAAAATTACATCCATTAAATCTAATCCGCCAGAACGATGCCCACGATTGCCTCCGCCACCTTTACCTCCTTTGCTCATAAAAGCAAATAGTAAAAATAGAACTACAATGGCAAAAAACAAAATTGCCCCAGCAGGAAATTCTTCTTGATTCTTTTCTTTGGCTTTATACGTTCCAGAAAAAAGTTCCATTAAAGCAGTTGTACCATCGTACAAACCTTGATAATAATCGCCTTGTTTAAAATTTGGGATAATTACATTTCTAATAATTTCACCATTTATTCCGGCTGTTAAAATATGTTCTAAACCATAACCTGGAGAAATCCATATTTTACGTTCATCTACAGCTAATAAAATAAAAACGCCATTATCGGTTCCTTTTTGACCTATTCCCCATTTTTGCGCCCATTCAGGAGTTAACATGCCAATATTTTCACCTTTAAGGCTCGGAATTATAGCAATCACAATTTGGGTTGAAGTTGTATCGGCATAATTTATTAATCTACTTTCTAACGTTTTTTTCTGAGATGCATCTAATAAATTTGCATAATCGTAAACGCTGGTTTGACTACTGCTCTTAGGTTGAGTTGGAATATCAAATTGCGCCCAACCAATACTAGAAAGTAAAAAAATAAAAACACCAATAATAAACTTGGATATTTTTACAATAATTTGTGTCATTAGCTTCTTGATATTTCGTTAGATAATTCATCCACATCAGTAGCTGCGCAATATGGAAAGTGTTCTTTTAGCGCTTCGCCCGCTTTTAAAATACCGCGAATTAATCCTTCTTTATTCTGGCCTTGTTTAAAATGTGAAATAACCACATCTTTTGTTTCATGCCAAAAATCGGGAGCAACAACTTTATTAATTCCTTCGTCACCTAAAATAACAAAATGATGATCTACAACACAAACATAGAAAAGTACGCCGTTTCTAGAAGCGGTATTGTGCATCTGTAAAGACAAAAAAACCTCCTTAGCTCTTTCTAGAGGAGGTTTTTTTGATGAATCTTCAAGATGAACCCTTATTTCACCCGATGTACTTGTTTCTGCTTGTTGTATAGCTTCAACAATGGCACGTTCGTCGGCTACTGATAAAAATTGTTCACTTGCTGACATAGTTTATTTTTTTAATTAAAATCAAATTGAACTTCTGGTGCTTTTTCTGCTCCAGCTTCAGATTTAAAGAATGCGCGTTCTGCATAACCAGTTAAGAAAAACTTATTAGGCACGCTTAATACATATTTGTTGTATTCACGAACCGCATCGTTATAACGCGTACGAGCAGTTAAAATTTGATTTTCTGTGCTTGCTAATTCGTCTTGTAATTTTAAAAAGTTCTGATTTGTTTTTAAATCAGGATATCTTTCTACCGTTACCAATAAACGTGATAAAGCACTAGAAACACCAGATTGTGCTTGTTGAAATTGTTCTAATTCTGCCGGTGTAATGTTAGACGGATCAATTTGCACTGAAGTTGCTTTTGCTCTTGCATTTACAACCGCTTCTAAAGTAGATTTTTCGAAATCTGCTGCACCTTTAACGGTATTTACTAAATTTCCGATTAAATCATTTCTTCTTTGATATGCGCCTTCTACGTCTGCCCATGTTTTATCTGCATTTTGCTTTACGTTTAATGCGCCGTTTTGATAAATCATAGATAGGATAAAATATCCACCAATAAGTACTACAAGTACAAGGATAATAGGAAGTGCTTTCTTCATCTTTAAATTTTAATTTAGTTATTGTATAAGTCGATAAAAATTGGATTTTGTTACAAACTTTCTTTAAGTAATAACAAATCGGCTTTAATTTGTTTTAATTTGGTTAGTAAAGTTATTTTATCTGTTGGTTCATTTAGCTTGGCTTTTAAGTGCATTTTGGCTCCGTCTAAGGTAAATCCACGTTCTTTCACTAAATGATAAATCATGGTTAGGTTTTTTACATCTTCTTGTGTGAACATGCGATTGCCTTTCGCATTTTTTTTAGGCTGAATAATATCAAATTCTTTTTCCCAAAAACGCAACAACGAAGCATTTACTCCAAAATGTTTAGCCAATTCGCCAATAGAAAAATATCGTTTATTTGGTAATTTTTTTAGCATTAATCTAAAGACTGATTTTCTTGTTCGGCTTGCTCACGTAATAATTTATATTCAATAGGCAGCATAGAACTGTAATAAAAATTAATTGGGTTAACGGCTTGTCCATTTTTATAAACCTCGTAATGTAAATGCGGCGCTTCACTCCTACCGGTACTACCTACATAACCAATTACATCACCGCGTTTTACTTTTTGACCAACTTTTACGTTGTATTTACTTAAATGGGCATATAAGGTTTGGTAACCAAATCCATGATCAATCATAATATGATTTCCGTAACCGCTTAACGAATTATCTGCGCGTTTAACCGTTCCGTTTGCAGTTGCAAAAATAGGCGTTCCGGTTGGGGCTGTAAAATCCATACCTTTATGGAACTTTCTGATTTTTGTAAACGGGTCATTTCGGTAACCAAAACCAGAAGCCATGCGTTTTAAATCTTCGTTTCGAACGGGCTGAATTGCCGGAATTGCCAACAAAAGTTCTTCCTTATTTTTTAGCAATTCAATTACCTCATCTAAATGTTCAGATTGTAAAGCGATTTCTTTAGCCATGTTTTCTACACGGTTTTCGGTAAACTTTACAATATTTTCGCTTGATGCTAAAGATAAAGATTTCATGCGATCATGAATACTCGTATCTTCTTCAAAATTATCATTAAAATATTTTCGGTATAAGTTACGCTCGCGTTCATCCAATTGCAGCAAAACTTCTTGTAATTGCGACACGCGCTTATTTAACAAGTTGTAATTTATATTTAGTTCTGCCAATTCTCTCGATTTTTGTTTTTCTTTAGGAGATTCGAAAAAAGGAACCATCATATAGGTAGCAAAACAAAAATATCCAAAAAAGGCGAGAAGCTATTAAAAACAACAAAACCGAAAGTATTTTATTGGTTTTTTTAGGCTCTATCCTTTTATACGCTAACTTTTCGGGATCGTAATAATATTTTACCTTCGCCATATGCTAAAAATATACTATTTTTGCACCTTAAAAATGCAGTTAAATTTTGCATTTAAAAATGCGTTGTCAACAAAGATAATTATTTTTTAAATATTTACTTTTTAATAAAGGTTTAGTTTTACCTTTTTTAATGGATTTGTTTTAAGAATACACAATTAAAAACAAATATTTTAGTAGCTTTATCTTAAATAGCGTATAAAAATTAGTGCAAACAGTTATTAAATAATTCGATAATTCGACCTATGAAATCACAGGACATTAGAAAACAATTTCTACAATTTTTTGAAAGCAAAGGGCATTTAATTGTTCCTTCGGCTCCTATCGTTTTAAAAGACGATCCAACTTTAATGTTCAATAACTCGGGAATGGCCCAGTTTAAAGAATATTTTTTAGGAAACGCCACGCCAAAAAGTAACAGAATTGCCGATACGCAAAAATGTCTTCGTGTTTCTGGTAAGCATAATGATTTAGAAGATGTAGGTTTTGATACCTACCACCATACCATGTTCGAAATGTTAGGAAACTGGAGTTTTGGTGATTATTTTAAAAAAGAAGCAATTACTTGGGCTTGGGAATTTTTAACCGAAGTTTTAAAGTTAGATAAAGATCGTTTGTACGTTTCGGTTTTTGAAGGAAACCCAGACGAAAATGTTCCTTTTGATCAAGAAGCTTGGGATATTTGGAAACAATTTGTAGCCGAAGACCGCATTATTTTAGGAAACAAAAAGGATAACTTTTGGGAAATGGGCGACCAAGGACCATGCGGGCCTTGTTCTGAAATTCATATCGATTTACGTACCGATGCAGAAAGAGCTGCTGTTGCAGGCCGATCTTTAGTTAACGAAGATCATCCACAAGTTGTTGAGATTTGGAATAACGTATTTATGGAATTTAACCGTAAAGCAGACGGATCTTTAGAAAAACTTCCTGCGCA
This genomic window from Flavobacterium agricola contains:
- a CDS encoding glucosaminidase domain-containing protein; protein product: MKKYIYLSVIAFVLVGCSTSNKIRVTKQKQKSSKTHKIKSTQSTSSSTKNNVDTDSKTVVIESAPTQSTAKNSVTDYIESYKHIAIDNMKTHKIPASITMAQGILESGSGNGTLAQKANNHFGIKCHSGWTGASVRHDDDAAQECFRKYNDPAESYRDHSLFLTTRSRYNNLFKLDIYDYKAWARGLKAAGYATDPKYPDKLISLIERYNLQELDKQMPGYKGQIASSESNSQATAATYVVSAGDTLYSIARKFNTSVQNIKTVNNLSTDIISVGQILKI
- a CDS encoding 1-aminocyclopropane-1-carboxylate deaminase/D-cysteine desulfhydrase — its product is MDQIITYKKVTITIRRDDLLHPFISGNKFRKLKHNIEIVKQNKFKGILTFGGAFSNHIAATAAAGFAYSIPTVGVIRGEEWQFKSDENPTLLFAKQNGMHLHFFSRDKYRNKQDVSVIQELQNLFPDYYFVPEGGSNKLAVLGCEEIINPEQDAKFDYVCCAAGTGATISGIYNQLQPHQKAIAFMALNDYSVLDAVVNWTTNRRNDLYFCFDYNLGAYAKINDALIAFINDFFNKFGIPLDPIYTGKMFFGIIDLIDKQIIAPGSQILAIHTGGLQGIDGINKQRIKKNKTTIQVVF
- a CDS encoding T9SS type A sorting domain-containing protein, coding for MKKIIFHSFIAFALFQISDMNAQLTVKGNDAFMYVGDETLFVNQEVRLDDGKIYLRRNAKLLQGNNGAKVDNNVGTPSGALSAFVMSKPTDHFNYSHYGLPVSTNEVSGANKSNVFKFNTTSVGGVVDVRTHKPIDFSGVPYSKDGEAGNGGSIRLVPNYIAWMDGAGQYSSWRYPLRRPASDNAIPKGVGLYMKGTSGTDDTKAHGELNDNKAGNKLPQRFDFRGIPNDGEIKVVVDQPGVLFMLGNPYPSDFNLNKFIKDNDAVIEGVYFYAELNKNSHHLDQYNYGYIKYVPTPTPGDPEAPEGTRGNLVAPTSFYKVGNQGVFVSEAESPQDGANQPVVSNDVPSFLPLGTGFWVRAKEGVLPGTTVVFNNSHRLAVSDQSELMTTALGAAGAARSNSEVTEYGNYSNIINTNGVDYTKVSKAPAPMFSIVANQENEIKALGFVFNDLNDENLLRMSRTEVTPTEGNFNLYVEKYDKNFNFLTDKFDVNERIPLTVDNPKEGSVYFQLDNLVNFKLADNIYIYDDYTGEYKDVKSERVSFNVPAGVNKGRYFITFNRDNKNGIDDVVNNNSFVVLQNNKERALTISNPEALNLTSAEMFDIRGRLVLAKKNLGSEPEYRFSTSGLADGIYIVKIATATGKPVSKKVIVKN
- a CDS encoding DUF5522 domain-containing protein, with translation MTINKNHAKIDEDYYLTTEGYKIFTAKWHLKRGHCCKSGCKHCPYGFDKKTGLIKK
- a CDS encoding urocanate hydratase, which translates into the protein MTFKEIIQQGIPTVLPAVKPYESDINHAPKRKEILNDAEKKLALQNALRYFKPEHHATLLPEFKEELEKYGRIYMYRFRPDYKMYARDINEYPGNSLQAKAIMMMIQNNLDYAVAQHPHELITYGGNGAVFSNWAQYLLTMQYLSEMTDEQTLVMYSGHPMGLFPSHKNAPRVVVTNGMMIPNYSKPDDWEKFNALGVTQYGQMTAGSYMYIGPQGIVHGTTITVLNGFRKIGKEPKGNLFVTSGLGGMSGAQPKAGTIAGCITVCAEVNPKITKIRHEQGWIHEVISDLNELVARVKKAKENQEIVSIAYLGNVVDVWEKFDSENIQIDLGSDQTSLHNPWAGGYYPAGISFEDANEMMANQPELFKEKVQKTLRRHAAAINKHTAKGTYFFDYGNAFLLEASRAGADVMNPNPSLGREFKYPSYVQDIMGPMCFDYGFGPFRWVCASNNPEDLAKTDAIACVVLEEMIKTSPAEIQQQMKDNIQWIKGAQENKLVVGSQARILYADAQGRTNIAKAFNDAIAAGKIGPVVLGRDHHDVSGTDSPYRETSNIYDGSRFTADMAIQNVIGDSFRGATWVSIHNGGGVGWGEVINGGFGMLLDGTAEAEQRLKSMLFWDVNNGISRRSWARNEGAMFAIQRAMEAEPLLKVTMPNIVDDSLLE
- a CDS encoding DUF4136 domain-containing protein, with amino-acid sequence MKHIKFLPALILSLFIASCSSISVSSDYESNVNYSGFKTYAFHEEGVKNSKINDIDKRRILKAIETQLDAKGLTLSNNPDLIVNFFTKENTDLNVYTYNNNYGWGWGAPGYPGYYGAWGYMGPWGPSISNTSVSTVQEGTLYIDIVDAKKKQLIWQGVGKGTINPTSNVEKREQKIQEFVTDILAQYPPKPGAKK
- a CDS encoding TPM domain-containing protein produces the protein MTQIIVKISKFIIGVFIFLLSSIGWAQFDIPTQPKSSSQTSVYDYANLLDASQKKTLESRLINYADTTSTQIVIAIIPSLKGENIGMLTPEWAQKWGIGQKGTDNGVFILLAVDERKIWISPGYGLEHILTAGINGEIIRNVIIPNFKQGDYYQGLYDGTTALMELFSGTYKAKEKNQEEFPAGAILFFAIVVLFLLFAFMSKGGKGGGGNRGHRSGGLDLMDVILLSSLGRSSGGFGGGSSSGGFGGGGFSGGFGGGGFSGGGAGGSW
- a CDS encoding TPM domain-containing protein yields the protein MSASEQFLSVADERAIVEAIQQAETSTSGEIRVHLEDSSKKPPLERAKEVFLSLQMHNTASRNGVLFYVCVVDHHFVILGDEGINKVVAPDFWHETKDVVISHFKQGQNKEGLIRGILKAGEALKEHFPYCAATDVDELSNEISRS
- a CDS encoding LemA family protein yields the protein MKKALPIILVLVVLIGGYFILSMIYQNGALNVKQNADKTWADVEGAYQRRNDLIGNLVNTVKGAADFEKSTLEAVVNARAKATSVQIDPSNITPAELEQFQQAQSGVSSALSRLLVTVERYPDLKTNQNFLKLQDELASTENQILTARTRYNDAVREYNKYVLSVPNKFFLTGYAERAFFKSEAGAEKAPEVQFDFN
- a CDS encoding MerR family transcriptional regulator; the protein is MLKKLPNKRYFSIGELAKHFGVNASLLRFWEKEFDIIQPKKNAKGNRMFTQEDVKNLTMIYHLVKERGFTLDGAKMHLKAKLNEPTDKITLLTKLKQIKADLLLLKESL